One genomic segment of Bacillota bacterium includes these proteins:
- the rplJ gene encoding 50S ribosomal protein L10, protein MLKIEEKKKVVAELEAKLKSSRAAIFTDYRGLNVAEANQLRRSFREAGSEIRVVKNTLIQLAVKQGGFEGVDQFLTGPTAVAFDFRDPVVPARLLIDFAKTNRKLEIKGGLIEGRVAGSKEIKYLADLPSRDVLISQVVRGIASPLAGLSSVLQGPLRKLVYALKAIQEQKAAG, encoded by the coding sequence ATGCTGAAAATCGAGGAAAAAAAGAAGGTTGTAGCAGAACTCGAAGCAAAGCTCAAGTCCTCGCGGGCAGCCATTTTCACCGATTACCGGGGCTTGAATGTTGCCGAGGCTAACCAGCTCCGGAGGTCCTTCCGGGAGGCCGGTTCCGAAATCCGTGTCGTAAAAAATACCCTGATTCAACTTGCAGTAAAACAGGGCGGGTTTGAAGGAGTCGACCAGTTTCTGACGGGACCCACGGCGGTTGCCTTTGATTTCCGGGATCCCGTGGTTCCGGCCCGGTTGTTAATAGATTTCGCTAAAACAAACCGTAAACTTGAAATCAAGGGCGGGCTGATCGAAGGCCGGGTTGCAGGGAGCAAAGAGATCAAGTACCTCGCCGACCTGCCCAGCCGCGATGTCCTGATTTCTCAGGTCGTAAGGGGTATTGCCTCTCCTCTTGCAGGATTGAGTTCTGTTTTACAGGGTCCTTTACGGAAGCTGGTTTACGCGCTAAAGGCAATTCAAGAACAAAAGGCTGCCGGATAA
- the rplA gene encoding 50S ribosomal protein L1, which yields MPKRGRKYREALKQINRDALYEPEDALKLVKETAPAKFDETIEISVRLGIDPRHADQQVRGAVVLPHGTGKSRKVLVFAKGDKAREAEEAGADYVGAEELLERIQGGWLDFEVAVATPDMMSMVGKLGKLLGPRGLMPNPKTGTVTFDVGRAVKEIKAGKIEYRADKTGILHAPIGKASFPLENLLENFRTLMDAVIKAKPAAARGQYLRSITVSSTMGPGIKINPQKAAS from the coding sequence ATGCCGAAGAGAGGAAGAAAATACCGGGAAGCTTTAAAGCAAATTAACCGAGACGCTCTTTACGAACCCGAGGATGCCCTGAAGCTGGTCAAAGAAACCGCCCCGGCTAAGTTTGACGAAACCATAGAAATATCTGTAAGGCTTGGCATCGATCCCCGCCATGCCGACCAGCAGGTAAGAGGGGCGGTAGTGCTTCCCCACGGGACAGGAAAGTCGCGGAAGGTGCTCGTTTTTGCGAAGGGTGACAAGGCGCGGGAGGCCGAAGAGGCAGGGGCCGACTATGTTGGGGCAGAAGAATTGCTCGAAAGGATCCAGGGTGGTTGGCTGGACTTCGAGGTTGCCGTAGCGACACCCGATATGATGAGCATGGTAGGAAAGCTGGGAAAATTACTGGGCCCCCGGGGGCTGATGCCCAACCCTAAGACGGGGACGGTAACTTTCGATGTGGGCCGGGCGGTTAAAGAGATCAAGGCAGGTAAAATCGAGTACCGCGCCGATAAAACGGGGATTTTGCACGCCCCCATCGGGAAAGCCTCTTTCCCGCTGGAAAATTTGCTCGAAAACTTCAGAACTTTGATGGATGCCGTAATTAAGGCGAAACCTGCTGCGGCACGCGGCCAGTATTTAAGAAGCATCACCGTGTCTTCCACCATGGGCCCGGGAATCAAGATTAACCCTCAAAAAGCGGCAAGCTAA